ACTAAGAAAGCCCACACAATGGCAGAAAATGTAGGTTTTGTCAAGTGCTTTTTAAAAGGAGTAGTGGAAAAAAACTCTTACCGGAAACTTGTTGCTAACTTCTACTTCGTCTACTCAGCGATGGAAGAGGAAATAGAAAAGCACCGCCAGCACCCAATAGTTTCTAAAATTAACTTTCCTCAGCTAAACCGCAAGCATAGCTTAGAGCAAGACCTGAGTTATTATTTTGGCGCAAACTGGAGAGAGCAAATCAAACTATCTCCCGCAGGTCAAGCTTATGTACAACGCATCCGAGAAATATCTGCTACAGAACCGGAATTGTTAATCGCCCATTCATACACTCGTTACATAGGTGACTTATCCGGGGGACAAATTCTCAAAAATATTGCTGTAACAGCGATGAATTTGTCTGATGGACAGGGAACAGCCTTTTATGAGTTTCCAGAAATTCCTGATGAAAAGGCATTCAAAACCAAATATCGGCAAACTTTGGATGAATTACCCCTTGACGAGGCGGCAACCGATCGCATCGTTGATGAAGCTAACGCCGCCTTTGGCACGAACATGAAGCTGTTCCAGGAATTGGAAGGTAATTTGATCAAGTCGATCGGTGTGATGCTGTATAATAGTCTTACACGGCGTCGTACACGTGGTAGTACTGAACTCGTCACTGCTGAGTAATAAGTGATGAGTAATGAGTAATGAGTAATGAGTGCGGAGTATGGTGTGTGGAATTATAAGTCCAGATAGCCTGATGAAGGATAATTCATAGGTGTTTCTGGCGAAAGAGCGATCGCTGCTCAAAATATTTAGGGGCAATAGCCTTGTGACTGCTTTTGAGATGTGAAAGCAAGCATGGGGAGATTGCCCCTCAATTATGTTTAAGAAGCAATTAAGTTCTTGAGAGCATCTTGAGCATCTCTATTGCGCGGTATTGGCTGCGATCGCTCTACTGATTATGGATCGTGTTGAGCTTACATAGGGTTTGCTAATCTTCGCTAGGAAGCATATAGCAGGTAACTGAACCTTTATGCTCAATATTCACAGCGTACTGTGAGAGAAGTTCCTCTGACCACATCGGCTCGGACGCACACTGAACTCCAGGCTCATCACCAACCCAAGGAGGAGCCGGAGTATAAAAGTCCTTACCGTTAAGTTGTCTAGAAAGCCACTCTACACCTTCATAGCGACAACGACCTGCTCCTAGAAAATCACCTTGTCTATCGAAAAGTTCTATAAACCGACCGCTATTGTCCCATCCATCATCAACATATCCCTGTATTAGAAGAGCAAACGAATTCTCAGATTCAACAGGAATTTTTACCAAGTACAGATTGCTGAGGCTGTATTGAGAGTACCAAAGATGGCGATTATAAGTTTTAACTACAGACTGAGGAATATCTTGCTCAATTCTTTCAATCTCTACACAATTGAAAGCCATATCAGTAGATAGCGTTAATAGTTGAACACTTGCAATTCGACACTCAGGAAAGAAATTACAGAACGAGTCTGATAAATCGTAAAGTTTGTTAAGTTCTGTTGAGTAAAATTGTCTAACTACAGACTTTCGGATAGCTAAATTCATACACTTGTACACTCTCGCGTACTATCAGCTTAAGCTTGGCGATAGGTAGCTATCGCCTCTGCAATCTTGCCTTGAGAAAATAGAATGTCCGCTAGCTTGACGTAAGCATAACTGTTTTTGCGTAGGCGTAGCCCGTCGTAGACATCGCGCTCAATGAAACTCCGCCAAATATTAGCGGCTTCTTCATAATTTTTTACTTCTTCGGCAGATGTTGCTTTTTGTTCCAACTCCTCTACCGTTTGTGCCACAGTTATTTGAGGAATTAAAGCCAAACCTAAACTCAACAATAACGGCAATATTTTCAGGTTTACCATAGACTTTAAGCTTAAAATAACTAAGTCAATCTTCAAACCAAGCTTAATCTCAGTATTTAAGTTTGTAACCCGTAAAACTTACCATACTGAGTCAATCAGGCAAAAATATGGCTACGAAAATTCCTGTCACAGTAATCACAGGCTTCTTGGGTAGTGGAAAAACCAGCCTAATTCGCCACCTGCTACAAAACAACGAAGGACGGCGTATTGCCGTTTTAGTCAATGAATTTGGCGAACTCGGTATTGATGGCGAATTGTTAAAATCTTGTCAAATTTGCCCCGAAGATGGTGAGGGCGACACTAATATCTTTGAATTAACCAACGGCTGCTTATGCTGCACCGTGCAGGAAGAGTTTTACCCGACGATGCAAGAGTTAATCAAGCGGCGAGATAGCATCGATTGCATTTTGATTGAAACCTCTGGTTTAGCCTTGCCAAAACCACTGGTAAAGGCTTTTCGCTGGCAAGAAATTCGCAACGCCGCCACTGTGGATGCGGTGATTACCGTGGTAGATTGTGCGGCGGTTGCAGCGGGGACATTTGCTAGCGATCCAGATGCGATCGCAGCCCAGCGACAAGCAGATGATAATCTAGAACACGAAACACCCTTGCAAGAACTGTTTGAAGACCAACTTGCTTGTGCAGACTTGGTGGTGTTAAATAAGATTGATTTAGTAGATGCCGAGACAAAAGCCAAAGTTGAGGAATTGATTAAGCAAGAGTTGCCCAGAGTGGTGAAAATTGTCGAGAGCGATGCCTCCGGCGGGCTACGCCTACGTTCTCAACTAGACGCATCTATATTATTAGGATTCCAAGCCGCAGTCGAAGACAATTTAGATTCTCGTCCTAGTCATCATGATACTGAAGAAGACCACAATCACGATGAAGAAATTACTTCAGCTAATTTAATTTTGGATCGTACCTTTGATCCCGAAAAGCTGCAACAGCAGTTGCAAACATTGGTACAACAACAAGAAATTTACCGGATTAAAGGCTTTGTTGCAGTACCAAATAAATCTATGCGCTTAGTGATGCAGGGTGTGGGAAACCGATTTGATAAATTTTACGATCGCCCCTGGAAACCAGAAGAAGCTAGGCAAACGCGCTTAGTTTTCATCGGGCGTGATTTGAATTCTTCAGAAATTGAATCACAACTTGTAGCTTTATAAGTATATCCATATCCCCGACTTCTTTAAGAAGTCGGGGATCTTTCTCCTGAGAGTTACTATTTATGAATAATTAGTTAATTCAAAACAAAAATTCTTCACTTTGCAAAAACATGACAATATCTCAACTATTTAACGTTGCTAATGTTTTCGTATTACCATTTTGGGCGTTGATGATTTTATTGCCGAACTGGAAAGTCACACGATGGGTAATGTCATCATATCTACCCTTTGTGCTGTTAGCAGGAACATATTTATATTTGTTTATTAACAGCATTACTCCAGAAAATGCTCAAGCTTTATCGAATCCTCAATTAGCTGATATTGCACGGTTTTTTGCAGATGAAACCGCGGCGGCAACAGGTTGGATTCATTTTTTAGTGATGGATTTATTTGTCGGTCGGTGGATTTATTGGGAAGGGCAGAAAACAGGTGTTTGGACAATTCACTCTCTGGCTTTATCTTTATTCGCTGGGCCGTTGGGATTGCTGTCTCACATCTTGACTGACTGGATTACTAAGACATTTTTCCCGAAGTTTCAGCAGAATGAAGGGGTGACGGTAGGAGAAAAAGCTGCGTCATAATATGGCGCATAATAGGGTAACACCGCTGTGCTACCCTATTATTACCAATTACCTGATTTTAAAATCATTAACTGTTGTCATGTCTATAGTTAGCATCTAACCAACAGCGTGGTAGAACTTCACCAGAAGGAAAAACAAGATTTTCTTTTTTGAAGGTATCAGGTGGCTGTTCTTCTTCACCTTCTTGTTCTCTTGCGTGAACCACATCATTATTCGGGTCAAGCAGTTCTTGAATTTCCAGAATTTTCACCAATTCGCCAGAATCTTTGATTTGTAAAAGCATAGAAATTGCCTCAATAAGTTTCCATGAAAGTTAGGAGTGAGTCTCAAGATATACTCACTCGCGTCTCAACCAATTTAGAAGGTCGAGATTCCTTAATTTTTAAAGGAAATTTTTACCAGATATGCATAAATAAATTACACAAAACTTATCTATGTGTATCTGTGGTTTTATCTTTATAAAATTGACAAGACAAATTAATCCTCAATCCAGCATTTCAAATCAAATCAGAAAATGCTGACTGAGAAAATTGTCTAATTCAAATAATCTTGGTTGTAAAGATTAGATTTCACGTTGATATTTTTCTAAAATATCAACTAATGTTACTTGGCATTGCAGTGGCAATAAATCACTTAAAGGAAGTTCACTTCTACCGCCGCCAATTTTGACTGTAATTGATTTCAAGACTTTTAAAACTTGATCTTCACTTACATTGTTGGAAGTAATTAAGGGATACAACTGTTCCGCAACAAGGGTGTGCAGTTTGGCATTAGATAAATAAAGATGCCATTTGGCAATGTCTATGTAGACATTTTCGCCAATTTCAGCTGCTAGGGCTTCCAGTAGTTCTGTGGTGTTAGTCTTTGCCATAAAAATAACCCTACGTTAAGAAAGAGTGCGAAATCTCAGGCTTTTTTACATTATCGCTCAATTAATAGGCTGATTCTACTACCACAGGTTACAATCGCCCCAGCATCAGCAGTCCGTCTTCAGGTGGATTTAGGTGGAGTTTCGCTGTAATTAGCGATCGCACTAATATAGATCAAATGCACTAATACTATGCCTGTCCAACTTGCAGTAAACAAGGGCAGCCAGTCCCAGGTAGTGTTTTTCAAGATGTGAAAAAACCATAAGCCAGAATTAATCGTAGCAGCGATCGCTACATGGACAGCAAAATTCATCCGGTCATCAATCTTGCGGTAATCAGGGTCTTTGCGATCGGGTTTGCGAGGCCAACGAGGAGGCATAAATATTTGTTACAGATTTAAATACACCCTACTCATTCTAAGGTTTTTGGTGCAGTCGTTGCTATTAGACTTCTAGAAGCAGTCATAATTGAATTGCAAGTCAAGAGCCTGTGGGTTAAATCCGATGACAATCTTTGAGCAAATAGACCCCGATCTCCTCTATCCAGATAGTGACGGCAAACCAATGGCAGACAATACGGAGCAATATCGTTGGATTGTCCTGATTAAGGAGAATTTAGAGATTCTGTTTGCTAATAATGACAATGTTTTGATTGCAGGAGATTTGCTCTGGTATCCCGTTCGTTCTCGGCTGATTACACCGACTGCACCTGATGTGATGGTTGTCTTCGGTAGACCAAAGGGAAAACGTCGTTCCTATCGTCAGTGGCAAGAAGACAATATTCCACCGCAAGTAGTCTTTGAGATTCTTTCTTATAGTAATGATACCAAGGAGATGGAGCGTAAGCTGGAGTTTTACGATACCTATGGTGTTGAAGAATACTATTTATACGATCCTGAAAGTTTTCAACTAGATGGCTGGTTGCGGCAAAACAACCATTTGAATAAGCTATGGCAAATGGATGGTTGGCTCAGTCCCCGTTTGGGAATTAGATTTCAAACGGGGCAGGGAGAATTAGTAATTTACCGTCTAGATGGACAGAGATTTTTGAATTCCCTGGAACTCAATCAACGGGCTGAACAGGCTGAGTTATTGCTAGAACAAGAACGTCAGCGCACTGAACAGTTAGCAGCATATTTGCGTAATCTCGGCATTGATCCTGATAATCTGCCGTGACTGGGGAGCAGGGGAGTAGGAAGCAGAGGGGCAGAGGAGCAGGGGAGCAGGGGAGTAATGAGTAATGAGTAATGAGTAATGAGTAATGAGTAATGAGTAATGAGTAATGAGTAATGAGTAATGAGTAATGAGTAATGAGTAATGAGTAATGAGTAATGAGTAATGAGTAATGAGTAATGAGTAATGAGTAATGAGTAATGAGTAATGAGTAATGAGTAATGAGTAATGAGTAATGAGTAATGAGTAATGAGTAATGAGTAATGAGTTGGAGCAGGGGGACAAGGAGGAATTATTGAACAAGTCTCTCCCAAGTCTTCCCCCTCTTCCTTGTCTACCTTTGTCTCTTCTGCATACCCAATTCCCAATGCTCAATGCTCAATACCCAATACCCAATGCCCAATAGCTTATTGCTTTGCCGACGAATAATCTCCTGATTTCCCGCCACTCTTACTTATTAAACGAATTGATTCAATTTGAATCGACTTTTCTAAAGCTTTTGCCATATCGTATAAAGTCAGGGCAGCGACAGAAACGGCAGTTAAGGCTTCCATCTCTACACCAGTTTCTGCTTTGGTTTTGACTGTAGCTTGAATTTGATAACCCGGTAGTTGGGGATCGGGTATGATTTCGACTGCGATTTTTTGTAAAGGCAACGGATGACACAGAGGAATTAAAGTGGCTGTTTGCTTGGCTGCCATAATCCCAGCCAATCTTGCAGTTGCCAACACATCGCCTTTTGCGACATTTCCGGCTTGAATGGCAGCGAAGGTGGCTGGCAGCATTCGCACTTGAGCAGCTGCTACTGCTTGGCGAATGGTGGGTGCTTTATCAGACACATCAACCATCTGTGCCTGTCCTTGGGGATCTAAATGAGTTAAGTTGGCAAAATTAGCTGGAAAATTATCTTGCGCCATTTGGTTAGAACGTGTTAATATAGATTGTCGGTGAGGGCGTGTAGCTCAGTGGATTAGAGCACGTGGCTACGAACCACGGTGTCGGGGGTTCGAATCCCTCCTCGCCCGTTTTAAAAAGTTAAGAGTTGAAAGTTAGGAGTGATGAGTTAAATTTCATCGCTCCTAACTTTTAAGTTTTTCAAGGCGTAGGCATCTGGAGCTAGACCTAGTGCAAAGCGCAGTGAGTTGGATAGGTTTTTGCTTGAATGGGTGAGAAAGAGGGCAAGTGCTAGAGAAGTGATCGCAGCACCGTAGCCAAACATATCGCGGTAGCCTACAAGTTCTGCGATGATACCCAAAAGAGGAGCAGCGATCGCAATTCCCAAATCAAGTCCAGCTATACATATAGCAAAAATTTTCCCCCGTTCTTGCGGCAGTGAGCGGTCTGCCATCATGGTAATCATCATCGAGATCAGTGTACCACCACCAGCACCTTCAGCGATCGCAGCCAGTAAGAAAACGATCGGGCTGTAAGCCTGCCACAGCAGTATTAACGCCAAAACGTAGCAAAAAATCCCAAAGGTAATAAACAAACCCCGCCCGAAGCGATCGCTTGCTTTACCAGCAAATATCCTGATACTAAAACTAGAAATTGCCGCAGCTGTAAAAAACAGTCCGCCATTGAAGTCCACTTCAGTGGATTTGAGGAACAACGACACAAAGGTATGTACAGCACCAAGAGACAAACCAACCAGCAACATAACTATAGTTGGAACTCTCACCCGTGGACTGGCCAAAATTTGCCAAAATTTGCGTAGGTGTAGCCCGTCGTAGACATCTTCTCCCTCTGTCTGCTCCTGCGTTTGCACTGGCGGATTCGTAACTTGTAAAATCCCTAAGAAAGCGACAAAACCCAATTCGGCAGATAACAAAAATAATATTCCGTAACCACTTGTAGCTTCTAAATACCCTCCCAAGGCTGGGCCAATTGCTAAACCAAGGGGAGTTGCTAGGGTCATGTACCCAATAATTTCGCCACGAGTTTGGGCAGGCGCTAAATCTGCGACTAAGGCACTGTAGCCAGTGGTAAAAGCCGCAACACTAATGCCGTGAAAAATCCGCACTAGGATTACAATACCTTAGCCAAAATAAGAGGATGAGGAGAGAGGGCCGATGTAGTAGAGTTATTGTCTCTCACAACGACAACTCAAAAACTACAATCAGCCCATGTCCGATATCTTATCACTGCTACAATGCTTGCTACCGCAGATAAACGCTACGACGATGCGGCAATTGAACCAGATAATCCTGGCTATGTTAGCGATGAGCGGACGAGTCACGATGTTGGGAATTTCCCGTTGGGCAGGCATTGGTGGTAGTTATCGGACGATGTTGCGGTTTTTTCATACAGTAATACCTTGGGCTACATTGTTTTGGCTATTTTTCCGCAAGCATTTGTTCCGTGCGAATGAGGTATATTTGCTTGCAGGAGATGAAGTTGTAGTCAGTAAATCGGGTAAAAAGACTTATGGATTAGATAGATTCTTTTCTAGCCTAGCCAATAAACCGATATCAGGATTATCTTTCTTTGTATTATCATTAGTGAGTGTTGAACAGAGGCACTCGTTTCCGATTCAGATAGAACAGGTAATAAAGAAAGATACTCAAACAAAAAGTACCTCGACAATCGAAAAACCAAACAAAAAAGAAAAGCGTGGGCGTGGACGACCAAAAGGAAGTAAAAACAAAAATAAAAAGGAAGTGATATTAACATCTGAATTAATACTAATTCAGAAAATGATTGGTTCACTATTCAAGTTATTAGCTAACTCTATTTCCCTCACCTACTTGGTAGTAGATGGTCATTTTGGTAACAACAATGCTTTGCAGATGGCACGTCTTGTCAACTTGCAGATAATTTCCAAATTGCGCCATGATTCAGCATTATACTTCCCTTATGAAAATCCTGACTCCAGTAAGCGCTCTCGTCGTAAATACGGTGATAAGCTAGACTATCGTAATATACCTGACAAATACTTATGTAAAAGTGCTATTGAGGATGATATTCAAACTGATATTTATCAAGCCACTCTTATTCACAAAGAATTTGCCCAAGCTCTCAATGTAGTGATTTTGGTCAAAACCAATCTTAAAACTAATGCTTGCAGCCATGTAATTATTTTTTCTAGCGACCTAACTCTGTCATTTGAAAAAATTATCGACTATTACAAACTCCGTTTCCAAATCGAGTTTAATTTTAGGGATGCCAAGCAGTTTTGGGGATTGGAAGATTTTATGAACCTGAGCCAAACTGCCGTGACTAATGCTTCTAATTTAGCATTTTTTATGGTCAATTTATCCCACCATCTTCTCGCTGATTTCCAGCAACTCAATCCCGGTTCTGGCATTATTGACCTTAAGGCTTACCATCGTGGTTTTCGATATGTTCGTGAAATGTTAAAAATGCTTCCCGAAATCCCTGAGCCTATTTTATTAACCCAGATTTTTGCCAAGCTTACTTCTTTAGGACGTATTCATCCCGTTTCCACTGGCGTTGAACCCTCGTAAATTGGCAGAGGTATTGGGATTAATAACCCAATTGATTTGGTTGACAAGTAACCAAAGGGTGCGATCGCAGCTACGATCGTACCAATCAACAAGACAATTTTGCGATCGCGTTCATCGGCTAACCGTCCCAGCATCGGGCGAGATAGCAATAACCCAATGGCAAAACTGCCCATAACAATCCCAATTTCTTGCTTGCTTGCGCCCACATCATCGATGTAAAGCGGTAGGGTTGGTAAGAGCGAAGATATGCTTGACCAGAATAATAAACCTGCTGTAAATAAAATCAGCATTAGGAGTATGGAAAATCAATACTTTCAGCCTCTAGTCCATTAAAAATGCTCAACTGATGCTCATTTACCTTATTCTCAGTATTTGAGCATTAAGAATTGATATATTTCCATACTCAGCATTGATGCTCAATAGATGCTCATCCTTTGAGGGAAGAGAGGTAAATTTACCTCTATCCCATGTTCCCACAGTTCCTTCACTGATGCTCAACAGATGCTCATCCTTTGTGTAAGTCCTGTAATTAATTACAGGACTTTCTATTGTCGAAATCTCAGCGCCAGGTATCGGAATGCCTATAAGTGGCAGAAGTTTTAAAGAGTTTGTTCTAGCTAATAACCCAAGTTGCTAGTTACTCTTATGGGCGATCGCATGAATTGAGTGATATATAACAAGTGCATATCAGTCGATAACCCGCAACTTGGGTTAATAGAGCGTTTGACGTAAGTTGTATGAAAAGTGAGGTATGATACGTCAACGAATCACGGTCAATCAAAATTTAACAATTATTACCTCATTATTTTTCGCTCCCAAATTCACTTCTGATTCCCCACCCGGTTGTCCTGAATATGGATCTCCGTCATAATCCACCGCCAATTGTATATCAGCCGCCGACAATTGTATATCAGCCGCAATTCCTCCTGAAAGAGCTAAAGCTTCTTCATCTGAAAGCTCGTAAAACACTTCTTCGCTTAGATCCGTGATTAAAAGCTTTGCGGCGTTTTTTTCTGTTCGCATGACTCATTCCTCAACTATACACACATAGAATAACTGCTTATTAAACACTTGTAAGCTGCTTTTTTCAAACATCCTACCTTTCCTACTTTTCCCACCTTTTACAACTCCCGCTAATCTTACCAACGTCTCTCAATCATTAGTAATATCTTTCACACCCTATATCCGTGAAGTGTCACCCTTGAGTGACCATATTTGCCCTAAGTACTCAGACCTTCCCTTGCGGTCGCCCACGGTGTACTCAATACCGCACCTAGAACACCGATTCAGTATTCAAAGTTATGACGAAAAAGCTCAGTTTCTTTGGGTTGCAACAAGGAAAATTTGGTTTTAAAAGACGTAAAAATAGGATGTCTCTGTCTCGTTTTTTATTACTGAATCGGTGTTCTAGTGAATACAAGCCCTGTGTACACTGTGACTCCCGCCAACCGTTCTATTATTTCCTTGGCATCAAGTACTTGCTTTGCTAGATCAGAGTTAGCATCAAATACAGCCTTGGCTTCGACGAATAGCTCTTGCTGGATGTTTTGTAACTCACGCTTTTTATCAGACAATTCATTCTCAAGCGTTTTAATTTGTTGACGCACTATTACCTCGTTAGACTTCAATTCAGCAGGTTACGCCGCAGTTCGGTGTCAAAGGTATTAAATACTTTCAAGGTAGATGCAATTTAACTAGTTTTTTGTCATTTATCCTTTGTCATTTGTCCTTCGTAAATGACCAATGACCAATACAACTCTTGGAGAGGCTGTTCGCATTCTCTCAGTACAAGTGACTGATAACCAATACCCAATGCCCAATGCCCAATGCCCAATGCCCAATACCCAATACCCAATGCCCAATGCCCAATGACCAATGACTAATGACTACTATTGTTACCTTACTTAACATTTTTTGCTACCACCTCTCGCACGCGATAGATAGGCCGTCCTTGGGATTCGTGGTATGTACGCATGAGTAATTCTGCCAAAAGTCCGAAGCAAAACAGCTGCACTCCCGTTAGTAGCAGCAGAACTGCCAAAATCAGCAGAGGGCGATTGCCAATCATCTCACCTAAAGCTAATTTGACGAAAGTCAAGTAAATTCCGATCGCAGTTCCCGAAAACATTGAAATCAAGCCCAACAGCCCAAAAACGTGCATCGGACGGGTGAGGAATTTTTTCATAAACAGAATGGTTAACAAATCCATCAATACCCGGAATGTCCGCCAAATTCCATATTTACTACGACCGAAGCGGCGGGCGTGATGACGTACAGGTATTTCGGTAATTCTAGCTCCTTCGATGTACGCCAAAGCGGGTAAAAATCGGTGTAATTCTCCGTAGAGATTCATATCTGCCAAAAGTTCTGCACGATAGGCTTTCAGCGAACAACCATAGTCATGAATATTCACGCTAGTGGTGCGGCGAATTAGCCAATTGGCAATTTTGGAAGGAAGTAATCGATTTACAGCACCATCTTGGCGTTTTTGCCGCCAGCCACTCACCAAATCGTAACCATCATCCAGCTTTGCTAATAACATGGGGATATCAGCCGGATCGTTCTGGAGATCGGCATCTAAAGTAACGATCGCTTTCCCTACTGCATAATAAAATCCAGCAGCCATCGCCGCAGTTTGTCCGTAGTTGCGACGCAAAATTACCGCCTTTAAATCAGTGCGGATTTGCGCCTCTTTTTTCAGAAAATCCCCAGAACCATCTGTAGAACCATCATCTACACAAATGATTTCATAATTTACCTGACTAGAAGATAAAGTAGATGCGATCGCTTCTAGTAAAAGTGGTAAACTCTCCACCTCGTCATGTATTGGTACTACCACCGAAACATCTGGGACAATTGCTGAAATCGCCCCATTTTCCTCACTACTCCTTTCGGAAATCAACCCACTCCTCATAAGTTTCAGCGCCCTCA
This portion of the Nostoc sp. GT001 genome encodes:
- a CDS encoding heme oxygenase (biliverdin-producing) — translated: MSSNLATKLRVGTKKAHTMAENVGFVKCFLKGVVEKNSYRKLVANFYFVYSAMEEEIEKHRQHPIVSKINFPQLNRKHSLEQDLSYYFGANWREQIKLSPAGQAYVQRIREISATEPELLIAHSYTRYIGDLSGGQILKNIAVTAMNLSDGQGTAFYEFPEIPDEKAFKTKYRQTLDELPLDEAATDRIVDEANAAFGTNMKLFQELEGNLIKSIGVMLYNSLTRRRTRGSTELVTAE
- a CDS encoding tetratricopeptide repeat protein — its product is MVNLKILPLLLSLGLALIPQITVAQTVEELEQKATSAEEVKNYEEAANIWRSFIERDVYDGLRLRKNSYAYVKLADILFSQGKIAEAIATYRQA
- the cobW gene encoding cobalamin biosynthesis protein CobW yields the protein MATKIPVTVITGFLGSGKTSLIRHLLQNNEGRRIAVLVNEFGELGIDGELLKSCQICPEDGEGDTNIFELTNGCLCCTVQEEFYPTMQELIKRRDSIDCILIETSGLALPKPLVKAFRWQEIRNAATVDAVITVVDCAAVAAGTFASDPDAIAAQRQADDNLEHETPLQELFEDQLACADLVVLNKIDLVDAETKAKVEELIKQELPRVVKIVESDASGGLRLRSQLDASILLGFQAAVEDNLDSRPSHHDTEEDHNHDEEITSANLILDRTFDPEKLQQQLQTLVQQQEIYRIKGFVAVPNKSMRLVMQGVGNRFDKFYDRPWKPEEARQTRLVFIGRDLNSSEIESQLVAL
- a CDS encoding ABA4-like family protein gives rise to the protein MTISQLFNVANVFVLPFWALMILLPNWKVTRWVMSSYLPFVLLAGTYLYLFINSITPENAQALSNPQLADIARFFADETAAATGWIHFLVMDLFVGRWIYWEGQKTGVWTIHSLALSLFAGPLGLLSHILTDWITKTFFPKFQQNEGVTVGEKAAS
- a CDS encoding acetyltransferase, whose protein sequence is MLLQIKDSGELVKILEIQELLDPNNDVVHAREQEGEEEQPPDTFKKENLVFPSGEVLPRCWLDANYRHDNS
- a CDS encoding DUF3181 family protein, whose product is MAKTNTTELLEALAAEIGENVYIDIAKWHLYLSNAKLHTLVAEQLYPLITSNNVSEDQVLKVLKSITVKIGGGRSELPLSDLLPLQCQVTLVDILEKYQREI
- a CDS encoding Uma2 family endonuclease; protein product: MTIFEQIDPDLLYPDSDGKPMADNTEQYRWIVLIKENLEILFANNDNVLIAGDLLWYPVRSRLITPTAPDVMVVFGRPKGKRRSYRQWQEDNIPPQVVFEILSYSNDTKEMERKLEFYDTYGVEEYYLYDPESFQLDGWLRQNNHLNKLWQMDGWLSPRLGIRFQTGQGELVIYRLDGQRFLNSLELNQRAEQAELLLEQERQRTEQLAAYLRNLGIDPDNLP
- the moaC gene encoding cyclic pyranopterin monophosphate synthase MoaC, with amino-acid sequence MAQDNFPANFANLTHLDPQGQAQMVDVSDKAPTIRQAVAAAQVRMLPATFAAIQAGNVAKGDVLATARLAGIMAAKQTATLIPLCHPLPLQKIAVEIIPDPQLPGYQIQATVKTKAETGVEMEALTAVSVAALTLYDMAKALEKSIQIESIRLISKSGGKSGDYSSAKQ
- a CDS encoding transposase, encoding MSDILSLLQCLLPQINATTMRQLNQIILAMLAMSGRVTMLGISRWAGIGGSYRTMLRFFHTVIPWATLFWLFFRKHLFRANEVYLLAGDEVVVSKSGKKTYGLDRFFSSLANKPISGLSFFVLSLVSVEQRHSFPIQIEQVIKKDTQTKSTSTIEKPNKKEKRGRGRPKGSKNKNKKEVILTSELILIQKMIGSLFKLLANSISLTYLVVDGHFGNNNALQMARLVNLQIISKLRHDSALYFPYENPDSSKRSRRKYGDKLDYRNIPDKYLCKSAIEDDIQTDIYQATLIHKEFAQALNVVILVKTNLKTNACSHVIIFSSDLTLSFEKIIDYYKLRFQIEFNFRDAKQFWGLEDFMNLSQTAVTNASNLAFFMVNLSHHLLADFQQLNPGSGIIDLKAYHRGFRYVREMLKMLPEIPEPILLTQIFAKLTSLGRIHPVSTGVEPS
- a CDS encoding glycosyltransferase family 2 protein, whose protein sequence is MRSGLISERSSEENGAISAIVPDVSVVVPIHDEVESLPLLLEAIASTLSSSQVNYEIICVDDGSTDGSGDFLKKEAQIRTDLKAVILRRNYGQTAAMAAGFYYAVGKAIVTLDADLQNDPADIPMLLAKLDDGYDLVSGWRQKRQDGAVNRLLPSKIANWLIRRTTSVNIHDYGCSLKAYRAELLADMNLYGELHRFLPALAYIEGARITEIPVRHHARRFGRSKYGIWRTFRVLMDLLTILFMKKFLTRPMHVFGLLGLISMFSGTAIGIYLTFVKLALGEMIGNRPLLILAVLLLLTGVQLFCFGLLAELLMRTYHESQGRPIYRVREVVAKNVK